Proteins co-encoded in one Kribbella qitaiheensis genomic window:
- the paaB gene encoding 1,2-phenylacetyl-CoA epoxidase subunit PaaB has translation MIEPLWEVFIRSRRGLSHVHVGSLHAPDATMALRNARDVYTRRQEGVSIWVVPATDITASSPDEKDEFFDPAGDKVYRHPTFYQVPEGVDHL, from the coding sequence ATGATCGAGCCGCTGTGGGAAGTTTTCATCCGGTCCCGCCGGGGTCTGTCCCATGTCCACGTCGGCAGTCTGCACGCGCCGGACGCGACGATGGCGCTCCGCAATGCCCGCGACGTCTACACCCGCCGCCAGGAGGGCGTCTCTATCTGGGTCGTGCCCGCCACCGACATCACCGCCTCCAGCCCGGACGAGAAGGACGAGTTCTTCGACCCGGCGGGCGACAAGGTCTACCGGCACCCGACCTTCTACCAGGTTCCAGAAGGTGTGGACCATCTGTGA
- the paaC gene encoding 1,2-phenylacetyl-CoA epoxidase subunit PaaC, with product MKDLSAYTLRLGDDALIAAQRTAEWIAAAPQLEEDVALGNIGLDQLGQARSLLQYAGELEGEGRSEDDLAYFRDEREFRNVQLVELPNGDFATTIARLLFFATYQHLLYEELRGCADETLAGVAGKAVKEVAYHVDHATQWVLRLGDGTDESHGRMQAGLDAMWPYTAELFAGDELVRRLPVAVDPSTFEEEWLRRVTQVIEESTCTVPTSSYQHSGGRDGRHSEHLGYLLAELQHIARSHPGASW from the coding sequence ATGAAGGACCTTTCAGCCTACACGCTCCGGCTCGGTGACGATGCGCTGATCGCCGCGCAGCGCACCGCCGAGTGGATCGCCGCCGCCCCACAGCTCGAGGAAGACGTTGCCCTCGGCAACATCGGACTCGATCAGCTCGGCCAGGCCAGGTCCCTGCTCCAGTACGCCGGCGAGCTGGAAGGCGAGGGCCGGTCCGAGGACGACCTGGCCTACTTCCGCGACGAGCGCGAGTTCCGCAACGTGCAGCTCGTCGAGCTCCCGAACGGTGACTTCGCGACCACGATCGCCCGGCTGCTGTTCTTCGCGACGTACCAGCACCTCCTGTACGAAGAGCTGCGTGGCTGTGCCGACGAGACGCTGGCCGGCGTCGCGGGCAAGGCCGTCAAGGAGGTCGCGTACCACGTCGACCACGCGACCCAGTGGGTGCTGCGCCTCGGTGACGGCACCGACGAGAGCCACGGGCGGATGCAGGCCGGCCTCGACGCGATGTGGCCCTACACGGCCGAGCTCTTCGCCGGCGACGAGCTGGTTCGACGCCTCCCGGTGGCCGTTGATCCCTCGACTTTCGAGGAGGAATGGCTTCGCCGGGTCACGCAGGTGATCGAGGAATCCACCTGCACCGTGCCGACCTCGTCGTACCAGCACTCGGGTGGGCGTGACGGCCGGCACTCGGAGCACCTCGGCTACCTTCTCGCGGAGCTGCAGCACATCGCCCGCTCCCACCCGGGCGCCTCATGGTGA
- the paaD gene encoding 1,2-phenylacetyl-CoA epoxidase subunit PaaD: MRVLPHEPSDASIWDAVGEVADPEVPVLTIADLGVLRGVRHEGDEVVVTITPTYSGCPAMDLIRHEVELTLRSLHVDGRVETVLSPAWTTDWMSEAGKAKLTEYGIAPPTGTRAVGGPVSVSLTIRCPLCGSPDTAELSRFGSTSCKSLWRCNSCREPFDHFKDL; this comes from the coding sequence GTGAGGGTCCTGCCCCACGAGCCTTCGGACGCAAGCATCTGGGACGCGGTCGGTGAGGTCGCGGACCCGGAGGTGCCGGTGCTGACGATCGCGGACCTCGGCGTGCTGCGGGGAGTCCGGCACGAGGGCGACGAGGTCGTGGTCACGATCACCCCGACGTACTCCGGTTGCCCGGCGATGGATCTGATCCGCCACGAGGTCGAGCTCACCCTGCGATCGCTGCACGTCGACGGCCGGGTCGAAACGGTCTTGTCTCCGGCGTGGACGACGGACTGGATGAGCGAGGCTGGCAAGGCCAAGCTGACGGAGTACGGGATCGCGCCGCCGACCGGGACCCGCGCGGTCGGCGGACCGGTGTCGGTGAGCCTGACCATCCGCTGCCCGTTGTGCGGCTCGCCCGACACCGCCGAGCTGAGTCGCTTCGGATCCACGTCCTGCAAGTCGCTCTGGCGCTGCAATTCCTGCCGCGAGCCCTTCGACCACTTCAAAGACCTTTGA
- the paaE gene encoding 1,2-phenylacetyl-CoA epoxidase subunit PaaE, translated as MTTTTLPRRRATFHPLTVRAIDAITDDSVAITFDVPADLATEYEFTAGQHLTVRRAGDDVRRSYSICSAAGSGVLRIAVKRIPGGEFSSYAANELKPGDTVDVMTPLGRFGTPLDPANAKHYAFIAAGSGITPVLSLVATTLAVESQSRVTLLYGNRTAGSVMFADDLADLKDRYAERLHLIHVLSRESTEVELFSGRIDSDRLSRMIDAILPVKSVDEWFLCGPYAMVVGAQELLLEQGVPRETVHAELFHVGDEAPVARVEETTVDEDAAEVTVILDGRRSTFPLGEHAKAVLDATLAVRSDAPFACKGGVCGTCRAKVVEGSVRMDTNWALEPDEIRAGYVLTCQSHPTTEKVTLDFDA; from the coding sequence ATGACTACGACCACGTTGCCCCGCCGCCGTGCCACCTTTCATCCGCTGACGGTGCGGGCGATCGACGCGATCACCGACGACTCGGTCGCGATCACCTTCGACGTGCCGGCCGATCTCGCCACGGAGTACGAGTTCACCGCCGGGCAGCACCTGACTGTCCGCCGCGCCGGCGACGACGTCCGCCGCAGCTACTCGATCTGCTCGGCCGCCGGTTCCGGCGTACTGCGGATCGCGGTGAAGCGGATCCCCGGCGGCGAGTTCTCGTCGTACGCCGCGAACGAGCTCAAGCCGGGCGACACCGTCGACGTGATGACCCCGCTCGGCCGCTTCGGTACGCCGCTCGACCCGGCCAACGCGAAGCACTACGCGTTCATCGCGGCCGGTAGCGGGATCACCCCGGTGCTCTCCTTGGTCGCCACCACGCTGGCGGTCGAATCGCAGAGCCGGGTCACTCTGCTCTACGGCAACCGCACGGCCGGCTCGGTGATGTTCGCCGACGACCTGGCCGACCTGAAGGACCGGTACGCCGAGCGCCTGCACCTGATCCACGTGCTGTCCCGCGAATCCACCGAGGTGGAACTCTTCAGCGGCCGGATCGACAGCGATCGGCTGAGCCGGATGATCGACGCGATCCTGCCGGTGAAGTCGGTCGACGAGTGGTTCCTCTGCGGGCCGTACGCGATGGTCGTCGGCGCCCAGGAACTCCTGCTGGAGCAGGGTGTTCCGCGCGAGACCGTGCATGCGGAGCTGTTCCACGTCGGCGACGAGGCGCCGGTGGCCCGGGTCGAGGAGACCACGGTCGACGAGGATGCCGCCGAGGTGACGGTGATCCTGGATGGGCGCCGCTCGACGTTCCCGCTCGGCGAGCATGCGAAGGCGGTGCTGGACGCGACCCTCGCCGTACGGTCGGATGCTCCTTTTGCCTGCAAGGGCGGCGTTTGCGGCACCTGCCGCGCGAAGGTGGTCGAGGGCTCGGTCCGGATGGACACCAACTGGGCACTCGAACCGGACGAGATCCGGGCCGGCTACGTCCTCACCTGCCAGTCCCACCCGACCACTGAGAAGGTCACCCTCGACTTCGACGCCTGA
- a CDS encoding metal-dependent hydrolase: MGRSHALSGWCAGLAVAPLVGLTSVAEVVPFAAATAGYALLPDLDHPGAKASRILGPITRIVSGAVRTFSGVLYNVTKGPRDEECTGKHRHATHTVAAALLLGFLAGAGGERGGKWAVLAIALTGLVLAADVLGDWVVLAAIGAAGWSIANAVLPDAAADALPGTTAADALQAGLADIGSWIGVAVALGMFVHCLGDSLTRSGCPWLWPLPIRGETWYEIRLPRHLRFRTGGWVENLLIAPALILGGVLLLPGAWAILRDLVNTIWSTTSVWIAGGA, from the coding sequence ATGGGGCGTTCGCATGCGTTGTCCGGTTGGTGTGCGGGGCTTGCGGTGGCGCCGTTGGTTGGGCTGACCTCGGTGGCGGAGGTGGTGCCGTTCGCTGCGGCGACGGCCGGGTACGCGTTGCTGCCTGACCTCGATCACCCAGGTGCGAAAGCGTCTCGGATTCTCGGTCCGATAACGCGGATCGTCTCGGGAGCTGTCCGCACCTTCTCCGGCGTTCTCTACAACGTCACCAAAGGTCCGCGCGATGAAGAATGCACCGGTAAGCATCGGCATGCCACTCACACCGTCGCGGCCGCGCTGCTTCTTGGATTTCTGGCAGGGGCAGGAGGGGAGCGTGGTGGCAAGTGGGCGGTGCTCGCCATCGCCTTGACCGGCCTGGTGCTGGCCGCCGACGTACTGGGTGACTGGGTCGTGCTCGCCGCCATCGGTGCCGCCGGTTGGTCGATCGCCAACGCGGTTCTCCCAGACGCTGCGGCCGACGCACTACCCGGTACTACGGCCGCCGACGCATTGCAGGCCGGCCTGGCCGACATCGGCAGCTGGATCGGCGTCGCCGTCGCCCTCGGCATGTTCGTGCATTGCCTCGGCGACAGCCTCACCCGCTCGGGCTGTCCCTGGCTCTGGCCGCTCCCGATCCGCGGCGAGACCTGGTACGAGATTCGTCTACCCCGCCACCTCCGGTTCCGCACCGGCGGCTGGGTCGAGAACCTCCTGATCGCGCCGGCCCTCATCCTCGGCGGCGTCCTGCTTCTTCCCGGCGCCTGGGCGATCCTGCGCGACCTGGTCAACACGATCTGGTCCACCACATCGGTCTGGATCGCCGGCGGCGCGTAG
- the dapA gene encoding 4-hydroxy-tetrahydrodipicolinate synthase, giving the protein MSSSTSSASQALPFGRLTTAMITPFTPDGSLDLDAAQKVATQLVDQGNDALIINGTTGEAPTTSDAEKVELVKAVLAAIGDRAMVIAGVGSNNTAHSVESAKAAEAAGAHGLLVVTPYYNKPPQEGIKAHFTEVADATGLPVLVYDIPGRAGVPILTETLLALAEHPRIVAVKDAKGDVAATTKVLANSDLFYYCGADELNLAWLAIGAVGIASVVAHVASEPYRELIDAVVRGDLSTARQIDRRLAPAVEAIMTRTQGAIMVKAALKLAGVIEHATVRLPLIEATAEQSDGLTTDLKTAGLIA; this is encoded by the coding sequence ATGTCTTCAAGCACATCCTCCGCCTCCCAGGCGCTGCCTTTCGGCCGCCTGACCACGGCGATGATCACCCCGTTCACCCCTGACGGCTCGCTCGATCTGGATGCTGCGCAGAAGGTCGCGACCCAACTGGTCGACCAGGGCAACGACGCGTTGATCATCAACGGCACCACCGGCGAGGCGCCGACCACTTCCGACGCGGAGAAGGTCGAGCTGGTCAAGGCGGTGCTCGCCGCGATCGGCGACCGCGCGATGGTCATCGCGGGTGTCGGCTCCAACAACACCGCGCACAGCGTCGAGTCGGCGAAGGCCGCCGAGGCCGCTGGTGCCCACGGCCTGCTGGTCGTCACGCCGTACTACAACAAGCCCCCGCAGGAAGGCATCAAGGCGCACTTCACCGAGGTCGCCGACGCCACCGGCCTGCCCGTGCTGGTGTACGACATCCCCGGCCGCGCCGGCGTACCGATCCTGACCGAGACGCTGCTCGCCTTGGCCGAGCACCCGCGGATCGTCGCGGTGAAGGACGCCAAGGGCGACGTCGCCGCCACCACCAAGGTGCTGGCCAACTCCGACCTCTTCTATTACTGCGGTGCCGACGAGCTGAACCTCGCCTGGCTCGCCATCGGTGCGGTCGGGATCGCGAGCGTGGTCGCCCACGTCGCGAGCGAGCCGTACCGGGAACTGATTGACGCGGTCGTGCGCGGCGACCTTTCCACCGCGCGACAGATCGACCGGCGGCTGGCGCCTGCCGTCGAGGCGATCATGACCAGAACCCAAGGCGCCATCATGGTGAAGGCCGCGCTCAAGCTGGCCGGGGTCATCGAGCACGCGACCGTCCGGTTGCCGTTGATCGAGGCGACCGCCGAGCAGAGCGACGGGCTCACCACCGACCTCAAGACGGCAGGACTGATTGCATGA
- a CDS encoding ribonuclease J, producing the protein MSHPHPDLTLPGPLAPGALRVIPLGGLGEVGRNMTVFEYDGKLLIVDCGVLFPDENQPGVDLILPDFQPIRERLDDIVAVVLTHGHEDHIGGLPYLLRERGDIPVVGSQLTLALLEGKLKEHRHRNVPQQTVAEGETVSFGPFECEFVAVNHSIPDALAVAIRTPAGLVLHTGDFKMDQLPLDNRITDLNAFARLGDEGVDLFCVDSTNSEVPGFTTHERDIAPVLDGVFSKAKNQRIIVACFASHVHRVQQVMDAAVKHHRKVAYVGRSMVRNMAVARDLGFLTVPGDTLIDMRELENYPPEQVVLVSTGSQGEPMSALSRIAANDHHVVQIQTGDTVVLASSLIPGNENSVFRVINGLTRHGANVIHKGNALVHVSGHASAGELLYCYNIVKPRNVMPVHGEIRHLHANAELARQTGVPAENVVVVEDGVVVDLIDRKAVVAGKVECGYVFVDGSTVGDITETSLKDRRILGDEGFISVIAVMDSVTGKLTAGPEIQARGFAEDDSVFDDLKPKIEAEIEKAIGSGVDDMYQLQQVIRRVVGKWVSDTHRRRPMIIPVVVES; encoded by the coding sequence ATGAGTCACCCCCACCCGGATCTCACCCTTCCCGGCCCGCTCGCGCCCGGCGCGCTCCGGGTCATCCCGCTCGGCGGCCTCGGTGAGGTGGGCCGGAACATGACGGTCTTCGAGTACGACGGCAAGCTGCTGATCGTCGACTGCGGAGTGCTGTTCCCGGACGAGAACCAGCCCGGTGTCGACCTGATCCTCCCGGATTTCCAGCCCATCCGGGAGCGTTTGGACGACATCGTGGCGGTCGTCCTGACGCACGGCCACGAGGACCACATCGGTGGTCTGCCGTACCTGCTGCGCGAGCGTGGCGACATCCCGGTGGTCGGTTCGCAGCTGACCCTGGCGCTGCTGGAGGGCAAGCTCAAGGAGCACCGGCACCGCAACGTGCCGCAGCAGACCGTGGCCGAGGGCGAGACTGTTTCCTTCGGCCCGTTCGAGTGTGAGTTCGTCGCGGTCAACCACTCCATCCCCGACGCGCTGGCCGTTGCCATCCGGACGCCGGCCGGCCTGGTCCTGCACACCGGTGACTTCAAGATGGACCAGTTGCCGCTGGACAACCGGATCACCGACCTGAACGCGTTCGCCCGCCTCGGTGACGAGGGCGTCGACCTGTTCTGCGTGGACTCGACCAACTCCGAGGTGCCCGGCTTCACCACCCACGAGCGCGATATCGCGCCGGTGCTCGACGGCGTCTTCAGCAAGGCGAAGAACCAGCGGATCATCGTCGCCTGTTTCGCCTCCCACGTGCACCGCGTCCAGCAGGTGATGGACGCCGCCGTGAAGCACCACCGCAAGGTCGCGTACGTCGGCCGCTCGATGGTGCGAAACATGGCCGTCGCCCGGGATCTGGGCTTCCTCACCGTTCCCGGCGACACCCTGATCGACATGCGCGAGCTGGAGAACTACCCGCCGGAGCAGGTGGTGCTGGTCTCGACGGGGTCGCAGGGCGAGCCGATGTCGGCTTTGTCGCGGATCGCGGCCAACGACCACCACGTAGTACAGATCCAGACGGGCGACACCGTCGTACTGGCGTCGTCGCTGATCCCCGGCAACGAGAACTCGGTGTTCCGGGTGATCAACGGGCTGACCCGGCACGGCGCGAACGTGATCCACAAGGGGAACGCGCTCGTGCACGTGTCCGGTCACGCGTCGGCGGGGGAGTTGCTCTACTGCTACAACATCGTCAAGCCGCGCAACGTGATGCCGGTGCACGGCGAGATCCGGCACCTGCACGCGAACGCCGAGCTCGCCCGGCAGACCGGCGTACCGGCTGAGAACGTCGTCGTGGTCGAGGACGGCGTGGTGGTCGATCTGATCGACCGCAAGGCCGTGGTCGCGGGCAAGGTCGAGTGCGGGTACGTGTTCGTCGACGGCTCGACAGTGGGCGACATCACGGAGACTTCGCTGAAGGACCGGCGGATTCTCGGCGACGAGGGTTTCATCTCGGTGATCGCCGTGATGGACTCTGTCACCGGCAAACTGACAGCCGGACCGGAGATCCAGGCCCGGGGCTTCGCCGAGGACGACAGTGTCTTCGACGACCTGAAGCCGAAGATCGAGGCCGAGATCGAGAAGGCGATCGGGAGCGGGGTGGACGACATGTACCAGTTGCAGCAGGTCATCCGCCGCGTGGTCGGTAAATGGGTCAGCGACACGCATCGTCGCCGGCCGATGATCATCCCGGTCGTCGTGGAAAGCTAA
- a CDS encoding LacI family DNA-binding transcriptional regulator gives MSITGVNGAGQRRPTMKEVAARAGVALKTVSRVVNEEPNVSPELTAKVQAAIKDLNYTPNESARMLRRGKTGTIAVVIRDIGDPFFASLGRAVELWARSSGSVVMIGLTDEDPERERDVCLEFVARRPDALIMAPIGETQEYLAPHVDAGMAVVTIDRPAHGIEADAVLADNAGGIDQAIDHLIRQGHRRIAYLGDDERIFTSRERVVAYRAAMARHRIDVDEDLVHLSEPTTEGIGITLSAVLDRPEPATAILSANNMTTAEVLRGMAGRRDRVALVSFDDLALGDLLSPGLTAVAQSADVMARTAIQLMTERLPEPHRPGRTVRVPVKLTIRGSGEIPPSS, from the coding sequence GTGAGCATCACTGGTGTCAACGGAGCCGGGCAGCGCCGGCCCACCATGAAAGAGGTCGCGGCCCGGGCGGGCGTGGCGCTCAAGACCGTCTCGAGGGTGGTCAACGAGGAGCCGAACGTCAGCCCGGAGCTGACCGCGAAGGTCCAGGCCGCGATCAAGGACCTGAACTACACCCCGAACGAGAGCGCCCGGATGCTGCGGCGCGGCAAGACCGGCACGATCGCCGTGGTGATCCGCGACATCGGTGACCCGTTCTTCGCCTCGCTCGGTCGCGCGGTCGAGCTGTGGGCCCGGTCCAGCGGCTCGGTCGTGATGATCGGGCTGACCGACGAGGACCCGGAGCGCGAGCGGGACGTCTGCCTGGAGTTCGTTGCCCGGCGCCCGGACGCACTCATCATGGCGCCGATCGGCGAGACCCAGGAGTACCTGGCTCCGCACGTGGACGCCGGGATGGCGGTCGTCACGATCGACCGGCCGGCGCACGGGATCGAGGCCGACGCCGTACTCGCCGACAACGCGGGCGGGATCGACCAGGCGATCGATCACCTGATCCGGCAGGGGCATCGCCGGATCGCCTACCTCGGTGACGACGAGCGGATCTTCACCTCCCGCGAACGCGTCGTCGCCTACCGGGCCGCGATGGCCCGGCACCGGATCGACGTGGACGAGGACCTGGTGCACCTGTCCGAGCCGACCACCGAGGGGATCGGCATCACGCTGTCCGCGGTGCTGGATCGTCCGGAGCCCGCGACCGCGATCCTCTCGGCGAACAACATGACCACAGCCGAAGTACTGCGGGGGATGGCCGGAAGGCGGGACCGGGTCGCGCTGGTGTCGTTCGACGACCTTGCACTCGGCGATCTGCTCAGCCCGGGCCTGACCGCGGTGGCGCAGTCCGCCGACGTGATGGCGCGTACGGCGATCCAGTTGATGACCGAGCGGCTCCCCGAACCGCACCGCCCAGGGCGGACGGTCCGGGTGCCGGTCAAACTGACGATCCGTGGTTCGGGCGAGATTCCGCCGTCGAGCTGA
- a CDS encoding fatty acid desaturase family protein, with translation MNTVRELGLLKRRHGYYWTRIGLVLAALGGVITGFILLGDSWFQLLMAGALALVLVQVAFLSHDSAHRQIFHSAAWNDWTARLLAGGLAGMSITWWRNKHSKHHNAPNQLGKDPDIDIGVVAFTPDHVARRTGLAKWLGDRQGWLFFPLLTLEGLSLHVASLQHLLRRSATKVERIEAAIVLSRLGLYVAALLILLPIGKASAFLGLQLAVFGVFLGASFAPNHKGMPLVPKTMKLDFLRRQVLMSRNIRGGVLTDFAMGGLNYQIEHHLFPSMPRPTLKQVQPIVREYCELHGVKYTEVGLFESYEIVVDYLNNVGLRARDPFQCPLATLYRN, from the coding sequence TTGAACACAGTCCGTGAGCTCGGCCTACTCAAGCGCCGGCACGGGTACTACTGGACGCGGATCGGACTCGTCCTGGCCGCGCTCGGCGGGGTGATCACCGGATTCATCCTGCTGGGCGATTCCTGGTTCCAGCTGTTGATGGCCGGTGCGCTGGCGCTGGTCCTGGTCCAGGTCGCGTTCCTCAGTCACGACAGCGCGCACCGGCAGATCTTCCACTCGGCCGCCTGGAACGACTGGACCGCGCGGCTGCTGGCCGGTGGGCTGGCCGGGATGAGCATCACCTGGTGGCGCAACAAGCACAGCAAGCACCACAACGCGCCGAACCAGCTGGGCAAGGACCCCGACATCGACATCGGCGTCGTCGCCTTCACCCCCGACCACGTTGCCCGGCGTACCGGCCTGGCCAAGTGGCTCGGCGATCGCCAGGGCTGGCTCTTCTTCCCGCTGCTGACGCTCGAAGGTCTGAGCCTGCACGTGGCGAGCCTCCAGCATCTGCTCCGGCGCAGCGCCACCAAGGTCGAGCGGATCGAGGCAGCCATCGTGCTGTCCCGGCTGGGCCTCTACGTGGCCGCGCTGCTCATCCTGCTGCCGATCGGCAAGGCCAGCGCGTTCCTGGGCCTCCAACTGGCCGTCTTCGGCGTTTTCCTCGGCGCCTCGTTCGCGCCGAACCACAAGGGCATGCCGCTGGTACCGAAGACGATGAAGCTGGACTTCCTGCGTCGCCAGGTGCTGATGTCCCGCAACATCCGCGGCGGAGTGCTGACCGACTTCGCGATGGGCGGTCTGAACTACCAGATCGAGCACCACCTGTTCCCGAGCATGCCGCGGCCGACCCTGAAGCAGGTCCAGCCGATCGTGCGCGAGTACTGCGAACTGCATGGCGTGAAGTACACCGAGGTCGGTCTGTTCGAGTCCTACGAGATCGTCGTCGACTACCTCAACAACGTCGGCCTGCGGGCCCGGGATCCGTTCCAGTGCCCGCTGGCCACGCTGTATCGCAACTGA
- a CDS encoding GAF and ANTAR domain-containing protein, with protein sequence MSRERRLTQVFIELADTLVAEFDLVDFLGRLAEATVELLDVDAAGLMLTDDHGVLHVMASSDDQAELLELFELQHDQGPCPECFRTGTPVLNVDLDRWPEFASAAAAGGYQSAHALPLRLRGQVIGVMNLFRSCPAPLGAEDAALGQALADMATIGLLHEREVRGHQLLAEQLQHALSSRVVIEQAKGMLAERAGLTPPDAFTAMRTYARRTGCGLTAVATGVLNGTLRTSSLMTS encoded by the coding sequence ATGTCACGAGAACGCCGACTTACCCAGGTCTTCATCGAGCTGGCCGACACCCTGGTGGCCGAGTTCGACCTGGTCGATTTCCTCGGCCGGCTCGCCGAGGCGACCGTCGAGCTGCTCGACGTGGACGCCGCCGGACTGATGCTGACCGACGACCACGGCGTACTGCACGTGATGGCTTCCTCCGACGACCAGGCCGAACTGCTGGAGCTGTTCGAGCTGCAGCACGACCAGGGACCCTGTCCAGAGTGTTTCCGGACCGGTACGCCGGTGCTGAACGTCGATCTCGACCGCTGGCCCGAGTTCGCCTCGGCCGCGGCGGCGGGTGGTTATCAGTCCGCTCACGCGTTGCCGCTGCGTCTCCGCGGCCAGGTGATCGGAGTGATGAACCTCTTCCGCTCCTGCCCGGCACCGCTGGGCGCCGAGGACGCCGCCCTCGGGCAAGCGCTCGCCGACATGGCCACGATCGGTTTGCTGCATGAGCGGGAGGTCCGCGGCCACCAACTCCTGGCCGAGCAGTTGCAGCACGCTCTCAGCAGCCGGGTCGTGATCGAGCAGGCGAAGGGCATGCTGGCCGAGCGAGCCGGTCTGACGCCGCCCGACGCCTTCACCGCGATGCGCACCTACGCCCGTCGTACCGGCTGTGGACTCACCGCCGTGGCGACCGGTGTGCTCAACGGCACACTCCGAACCTCATCCTTAATGACCAGTTAA
- a CDS encoding alkaline phosphatase D family protein, whose protein sequence is MNLSRRQLLAASTAAGASLALPAATAATAAAAPAVVRRARPALPSGIASGDVTSNSAVVWSRTDRRSRLVVDLTSHGRFDRAIRLRGPVTSADDDFTAQLPLRGLRPGQRYDYRIGFEDSSGRLGETACGSFSTPGRNRPVSFVFTGDTAGQGYGINPDIGGMIAYKAMHQTQPDFFLHSGDNIYADGPIEATKKVADGTVWKNVVTEEVSKVAETLAEYRGRYKYNLLDSNVRDLYADVPIISQWDDHETLNNWYPGEILTDDRYTEKRVNVLASRARKAFLEYLPMVHTAGRDRIYRKVSYGPQLDVFCLDMRTYRGANPAPGVAGPVAMLGAEQAAWLVREAAASKATWKVIASDMPLGLLVPDGTEIEAVANGLAGAPGGREHEIAWVLSQFKRRKVRNTVWLTADVHYCAAHHYDPSRAAYTDFDPFWEIVAGPVNAGTFGPNALDSTFGPKVEFQKAADFPSQPPSGGNQFFGHVEIDPHSGAFTVSLRDLYGTVLWRKELQPH, encoded by the coding sequence ATGAACTTGAGCCGCCGCCAGCTCCTGGCCGCCAGCACCGCCGCGGGCGCTTCGCTCGCCCTTCCCGCCGCCACAGCAGCCACCGCCGCCGCGGCACCCGCCGTCGTACGCCGGGCCAGGCCGGCCCTGCCGTCGGGGATCGCCAGCGGCGACGTCACCTCGAACTCGGCCGTTGTCTGGTCCCGGACGGACCGCCGGTCGCGCCTCGTCGTCGACCTGACCAGCCACGGCCGCTTCGACCGGGCGATCCGGCTCCGCGGCCCGGTCACCTCGGCCGACGACGACTTCACCGCGCAACTGCCGTTGCGTGGCCTGCGTCCCGGCCAGCGCTACGACTACCGGATCGGCTTCGAGGACTCGTCCGGCCGCCTCGGCGAGACCGCCTGCGGTTCCTTCAGTACTCCGGGTCGCAACCGCCCGGTCAGTTTCGTCTTCACCGGTGACACCGCCGGCCAGGGCTACGGGATCAACCCGGACATCGGCGGCATGATCGCGTACAAGGCCATGCATCAGACCCAGCCCGACTTCTTCCTGCATTCCGGCGACAACATCTACGCCGACGGGCCGATCGAGGCGACAAAGAAGGTTGCCGATGGCACCGTCTGGAAGAACGTGGTGACCGAGGAGGTCTCCAAGGTCGCCGAGACGCTCGCGGAGTACCGGGGCCGGTACAAGTACAACCTGCTCGACTCCAACGTGCGCGACCTGTACGCCGACGTACCGATCATCAGCCAGTGGGACGACCACGAGACGCTGAACAATTGGTACCCCGGCGAGATCCTGACCGACGACCGGTACACGGAGAAGCGCGTGAACGTGCTCGCCTCCAGGGCCCGGAAGGCGTTCCTGGAGTACCTGCCGATGGTGCACACGGCCGGGCGGGACCGGATCTACCGCAAGGTGAGCTACGGCCCGCAGCTGGATGTGTTCTGCCTGGACATGCGGACCTACCGCGGGGCCAACCCGGCTCCCGGCGTCGCCGGACCGGTCGCGATGCTCGGCGCCGAGCAGGCTGCCTGGCTGGTACGCGAGGCCGCGGCGTCCAAGGCGACCTGGAAGGTGATCGCCAGTGACATGCCGCTCGGCCTGCTGGTCCCGGACGGTACCGAGATCGAGGCGGTCGCCAATGGGCTGGCCGGAGCGCCTGGTGGTCGTGAGCACGAGATCGCCTGGGTGCTGAGCCAGTTCAAGCGGCGCAAGGTGCGCAACACGGTCTGGCTGACCGCGGACGTGCACTACTGCGCCGCTCACCACTACGACCCGTCGCGCGCCGCGTACACGGACTTCGACCCGTTCTGGGAGATCGTCGCCGGTCCGGTCAACGCGGGCACCTTCGGGCCGAACGCGCTCGACTCCACCTTCGGCCCGAAGGTCGAGTTCCAGAAGGCGGCGGACTTCCCGAGCCAGCCGCCGAGCGGTGGCAACCAGTTCTTCGGTCACGTCGAGATCGACCCGCACAGTGGAGCCTTCACCGTCTCGCTCCGCGACCTCTACGGCACTGTGCTGTGGCGTAAGGAGCTGCAGCCGCACTGA